In Xiphias gladius isolate SHS-SW01 ecotype Sanya breed wild chromosome 16, ASM1685928v1, whole genome shotgun sequence, a genomic segment contains:
- the insig2 gene encoding insulin-induced gene 2 protein isoform X3, giving the protein MSDNAVTGSQQQWSGSGQTQQPSWGPYISVITNRTTNLVIRGAMLFSVGVFLALVLNLLQVQRNVTLFPPDVISSIFSSAWWVPPCCGTASAMIGLLYPCIDRHLGEPHKFKREWSNVMRCVAVFVGINHASAKVDFANNIQLSLTLAALSIGLWWTFDRSRSGFGLGVSIALLATLATQLLVYNGVFQYTSPDFLYIRSWLPCIFFAGVITMGNIGRQLALCEYKFIQEKTHQD; this is encoded by the exons ATGAGTGACAACGCAGTGACCGGCAGCCAGCAGCAGTGGTCAGGGTCTGGGCAAACGCAGCAGCCTTCCTGGGGCCCCTATATCTCAGTCATCACCAACAG AACCACTAACCTGGTGATACGAGGGGCCATGCTGTTCTCTGTGGGTGTCTTCCTGGCCCTGGTGCTGAACTTACTTCAAGTGCAGAGGAACGTCACCCTCTTTCCCCCTGATGTCATCAGTAGTATCTTCTCCTCAGCCTGGTGGGTGCCACCTTGCTGTGGCACAGCCTCAG CGATGATTGGGCTGTTGTACCCTTGCATCGACAGACATCTGGGTGAGCCACACAAGTTCAAGCGGGAATGGTCCAACGTGATGCGCTGCGTGGCTGTATTTGTGGGCATCAACCATGCCAGTGCT AAAGTGGATTTTGCCAACAACATCCAGCTGTCTTTGACTCTGGCAGCACTCTCTATTGGGTTGTGGTGGACATTCGACCGCTCCCGTAGTGGCTTCGGCCTGGGAGTTAGCATCGCCCTGCTGGCAACGCTGGCCACCCAACTCCTGGTTTACAATGGAGTCTTTCA GTATACTTCTCCAGATTTCCTGTACATTCGGTCCTGGTTACCTTGTATCTTTTTTGCGGGAGTGATAACTATGGGAAACATAGGACGGCAGCTAGCCTTG tgtgaataTAAATTCATTCAGGAAAAGACTCATCAGGACTGA
- the si:dkey-251i10.3 gene encoding U3 small nucleolar RNA-associated protein 14 homolog A encodes MAKVSNNSCGKKNLKKSSEVTEKSAAVKPDEVYDAEEEEFNEADDNITSEEEEEEDVCKDERKRQRLLEAISALGGKRKKKLGERSEAAVQMSEFMVNAEGEGDKIDLSDLIGTMDKNPAVPVKTKKQLRKLQQSKKTIECPLSKQESERIQRDVAFQKAVTEVSWWKGIIKQNQRVEQLVFPLNQEPPGPKTMERVVTGWKAQTPLEQEIFALLSANKQPINDPILSPAEEASLRAMSLEEAKLRRAELQKARALQSYYEAKARRERKIKSKKYHKVHNKAKRKEFLKQFDEMVKIDPAAALEELNKMELARMKERMSLKHQNSGKWAKSKAIMAKYDKGARKAMQQQLEVNKELTQKVVTSLNNEEEEEEAGYAELMPDFVNDAEQGLESSNPWMRGKLSKDPTEKEMSDIVDLTAEGTGVVGNTAEEEEDEEELEEAEEEALLREFDSRRKLRQVEEAHTVSVISMDDDLDASDKEEKELSEFTSLFQVIADGLRDTEVEQTGAAADAGHTDTSVQLEEGLMRIRTLEDMEFLSQVESATDKAPVQPQPTPATDDLPSATQKAGKNRKRKRGIELKEVLTREAKVIQVPFAQTVEDAEDSEDSDEKLNQRGLIKEAFAGDDVISDFLRDKRKEEDAGKPKVVDLTLPGWGEWGGTGLKPSNTKRRRFRIKTALPPPRKDQQLPSVIISEKRNSSNSLHQVNLLPFPFENHAQFESTINSPIGRTWNTERTVKKMTKPKVITQLGAIIEPMAREELIKDRKLVSAGNKSSVDSWKRKQ; translated from the coding sequence ATGGCTAAAGTCTCTAATAATAGCTGTGGCAAAAAGAATCTTAAAAAAAGCTCCGAAGTGACAGAGAAGAGCGCAGCGGTGAAGCCAGATGAGGTCTACGACGCCGAAGAGGAGGAATTTAATGAGGCAGATGACAACATCActagtgaggaggaggaggaggaggacgttTGCAAGGATGAACGAAAACGCCAAAGGCTGCTCGAGGCCATCAGCGCTCTCGGGggtaagaggaagaaaaagctGGGTGAGAGATCCGAGGCGGCTGTCCAGATGTCTGAGTTTATGGTCAACGCGGAGGGGGAGGGCGACAAAATCGATCTGTCTGACCTCATCGGGACCATGGACAAAAACCCCGCTGTTCCAGTCAAGACCAAGAAGCAGCTAAGGAAGCTACAACAGAGTAAAAAGACCATTGAGTGCCCTCTCAGCaagcaggagagtgagaggatCCAGAGAGATGTTGCTTTTCAGAAGGCAGTGACAGAGGTGTCCTGGTGGAAAGGAATCATCAAACAGAACCAGAGGGTTGAGCAGCTGGTCTTCCCCCTGAACCAGGAGCCCCCTGGCCCCAAAACCATGGAGAGGGTGGTGACCGGATGGAAGGCGCAAACCCCACTTGAGCAGGAAATTTTTGCCCTTCTGTCTGCCAACAAGCAGCCCATCAATGACCCCATCCTGTCACCTGCGGAGGAGGCTTCCCTTAGGGCGATGAGCCTGGAGGAGGCCAAGCTTCGCCGCGCAGAGCTGCAGAAAGCCCGGGCTCTGCAGTCCTACTACGAGGCCAAGGCCCGGCGAGAGAGGAAGATCAAGAGCAAGAAATACCACAAAGTGCACAATAAGGCCAAGCGTAAAGAGTTCCTAAAGCAGTTTGATGAGATGGTGAAGATAGACCCGGCTGCTGCCTTAGAGGAGCTGAATAAGATGGAGCTGGccaggatgaaggagaggatGTCGCTGAAGCACCAGAACAGTGGCAAGTGGGCCAAGTCGAAGGCAATCATGGCCAAATACGACAAGGGTGCTCGCAAAgccatgcagcagcagctggaagtGAACAAAGAGTTGACCCAGAAGGTGGTGACATCACTGAacaatgaggaagaggaggaggaagcaggcTATGCAGAACTGATGCCTGATTTTGTGAATGATGCAGAGCAAGGACTGGAATCTTCCAATCCCTGGATGAGAGGCAAGCTCTCTAAAGATcccacagagaaagagatgagtgACATTGTGGATCTTACAGCAGAGGGGACTGGAGTGGTGGGAAATAcagctgaagaagaagaggatgaggaggagctggaggaagcgGAAGAGGAAGCACTCCTCAGAGAGTTTGACAGCAGGAGGAAACTGCGTCAGGTTGAGGAGGCTCACACAGTATCTGTAATATCCATGGATGATGACCTAGATGCCTcagacaaagaggagaaggagctTTCAGAGTTCACAAGCCTTTTCCAAGTAATAGCAGATGGCCTTCGGGACACTGAAGTGGAGCAAACTGGGGCAGCAGCAGACGCCGGCCACACGGACACTTCAGTGCAGTTGGAAGAAGGGCTGATGAGGATCAGGACTCTGGAGGATATGGAGTTCCTCAGTCAGGTGGAGTCAGCCACTGATAAAGCACCTGTTCAGCCCCAGCCAACCCCAGCCACAGACGACCTTCCATCTGCTACTCAAAaggcaggcaaaaacagaaaaaggaagagagggattGAGCTGAAAGAGGTTCTCACCAGAGAGGCAAAAGTCATCCAAGTCCCATTCGCTCAAACAGTTGAGGACGCAGAGGACTCAGAGGACTCAGATGAAAAGCTGAACCAGAGGGGGCTGATTAAAGAGGCCTTTGCTGGGGATGATGTAATCTCAGACTTCCTTAGGGacaagaggaaggaggaagatgCAGGGAAGCCTAAGGTGGTGGACTTGACACTGCCTGGGTGGGGGGAGTGGGGAGGGACGGGCCTCAAGCCATCCAACACCAAACGCAGGAGGTTCAGGATCAAGACTGCACTGCCTCCACCCAGGAAAGATCAACAACTGCCCAGTGTCATCATCtcagagaagagaaacagcTCCAACAGCCTCCACCAGGTGAATTTGCTGCCCTTTCCTTTCGAGAACCATGCACAGTTTGAGAGTACCATCAACTCTCCCATTGGCCGCACTTGGAACACAGAGCGGACTGTTAAAAAGATGACCAAGCCCAAGGTGATCACCCAGTTGGGAGCCATCATCGAACCTATGGCTCGGGAGGAGCTGATAAAGGACAGGAAGCTGGTGTCTGCAGGGAATAAAAGTAGCGTGGACtcatggaaaagaaaacagtag
- the insig2 gene encoding insulin-induced gene 2 protein isoform X1, with protein sequence MLSFRDTFWSCFLDGLRMSLTLTAMSDNAVTGSQQQWSGSGQTQQPSWGPYISVITNRTTNLVIRGAMLFSVGVFLALVLNLLQVQRNVTLFPPDVISSIFSSAWWVPPCCGTASAMIGLLYPCIDRHLGEPHKFKREWSNVMRCVAVFVGINHASAKVDFANNIQLSLTLAALSIGLWWTFDRSRSGFGLGVSIALLATLATQLLVYNGVFQYTSPDFLYIRSWLPCIFFAGVITMGNIGRQLALCEYKFIQEKTHQD encoded by the exons ATGTTATCATTTAGAGACACATTCTGGAGCTGCTTCTTAGATG GCTTACGAATGTCCTTGACATTGACAGCCATGAGTGACAACGCAGTGACCGGCAGCCAGCAGCAGTGGTCAGGGTCTGGGCAAACGCAGCAGCCTTCCTGGGGCCCCTATATCTCAGTCATCACCAACAG AACCACTAACCTGGTGATACGAGGGGCCATGCTGTTCTCTGTGGGTGTCTTCCTGGCCCTGGTGCTGAACTTACTTCAAGTGCAGAGGAACGTCACCCTCTTTCCCCCTGATGTCATCAGTAGTATCTTCTCCTCAGCCTGGTGGGTGCCACCTTGCTGTGGCACAGCCTCAG CGATGATTGGGCTGTTGTACCCTTGCATCGACAGACATCTGGGTGAGCCACACAAGTTCAAGCGGGAATGGTCCAACGTGATGCGCTGCGTGGCTGTATTTGTGGGCATCAACCATGCCAGTGCT AAAGTGGATTTTGCCAACAACATCCAGCTGTCTTTGACTCTGGCAGCACTCTCTATTGGGTTGTGGTGGACATTCGACCGCTCCCGTAGTGGCTTCGGCCTGGGAGTTAGCATCGCCCTGCTGGCAACGCTGGCCACCCAACTCCTGGTTTACAATGGAGTCTTTCA GTATACTTCTCCAGATTTCCTGTACATTCGGTCCTGGTTACCTTGTATCTTTTTTGCGGGAGTGATAACTATGGGAAACATAGGACGGCAGCTAGCCTTG tgtgaataTAAATTCATTCAGGAAAAGACTCATCAGGACTGA
- the insig2 gene encoding insulin-induced gene 2 protein isoform X2 — MSLTLTAMSDNAVTGSQQQWSGSGQTQQPSWGPYISVITNRTTNLVIRGAMLFSVGVFLALVLNLLQVQRNVTLFPPDVISSIFSSAWWVPPCCGTASAMIGLLYPCIDRHLGEPHKFKREWSNVMRCVAVFVGINHASAKVDFANNIQLSLTLAALSIGLWWTFDRSRSGFGLGVSIALLATLATQLLVYNGVFQYTSPDFLYIRSWLPCIFFAGVITMGNIGRQLALCEYKFIQEKTHQD; from the exons ATGTCCTTGACATTGACAGCCATGAGTGACAACGCAGTGACCGGCAGCCAGCAGCAGTGGTCAGGGTCTGGGCAAACGCAGCAGCCTTCCTGGGGCCCCTATATCTCAGTCATCACCAACAG AACCACTAACCTGGTGATACGAGGGGCCATGCTGTTCTCTGTGGGTGTCTTCCTGGCCCTGGTGCTGAACTTACTTCAAGTGCAGAGGAACGTCACCCTCTTTCCCCCTGATGTCATCAGTAGTATCTTCTCCTCAGCCTGGTGGGTGCCACCTTGCTGTGGCACAGCCTCAG CGATGATTGGGCTGTTGTACCCTTGCATCGACAGACATCTGGGTGAGCCACACAAGTTCAAGCGGGAATGGTCCAACGTGATGCGCTGCGTGGCTGTATTTGTGGGCATCAACCATGCCAGTGCT AAAGTGGATTTTGCCAACAACATCCAGCTGTCTTTGACTCTGGCAGCACTCTCTATTGGGTTGTGGTGGACATTCGACCGCTCCCGTAGTGGCTTCGGCCTGGGAGTTAGCATCGCCCTGCTGGCAACGCTGGCCACCCAACTCCTGGTTTACAATGGAGTCTTTCA GTATACTTCTCCAGATTTCCTGTACATTCGGTCCTGGTTACCTTGTATCTTTTTTGCGGGAGTGATAACTATGGGAAACATAGGACGGCAGCTAGCCTTG tgtgaataTAAATTCATTCAGGAAAAGACTCATCAGGACTGA